A DNA window from Eremothecium cymbalariae DBVPG#7215 chromosome 3, complete sequence contains the following coding sequences:
- the MON2 gene encoding Mon2p (similar to Ashbya gossypii AEL204C), with product MASSSPFAIVSRQLYQDLNALSSESKRRNSEVKHASDKSLQILRIVHSFQELERHPDFVHPFVLSCKSGNAKFTTLSMQCLQRLAIHRSISKEQIEPVLEALIDSTQLAVEIQLKVLQIVPIFFKTYGKFITGPLCAKLLFCCSTVLLTPSKAPVVVGTASATLKQLISDVFERLKYSDNSDEEYSVFTSNNDTIKVNNHRYDANMLFTDLCSVHSTHKREVSLLDTNCVTEEYGLELLETVLLNYESLFLKYDDLLFLLRTKAVPLLLRSVSSSKSFPIVMRSSRCITLLIKVQSLSLLELELEVILSLLIHTLSPKSESQSWRRVLILEIFKNISSENDLIPNIFKAYDMHESRKNVISTFLDTVMELLNSQTYAEVLQGSSILLSSEQPLISSDNLISKLNFLDLLDKTSPPSVEHSYVIYLILMITNSISNSIGSKAVQASNDEDDDTLSELAILYQRIFPNLFDIHKTFLYSSTLDNALFHNFVRAFQKLAHAAGILQLSSELNKCLRIFCLATIENKQDEENIHENLFTPSQPSSNAAVVLTAISDTFRGTPTNVNNKKEPRLQSRNFYQRNIIVFRALISLSISLGPTLSQESWNYLLLTWQWTSYYVYGPTQEFLDTSYGKLTPPGPKLNKSDISVIESNGYELFESTASYTHESFTTFLTCLIDASLRGFKKSTVVFAIDTFCEDPKSEIPECFYNRLFYVDKINDLIKFNITRFTDSDSNQEIWTQLVDFMVGQIADRSLSNSSLRLYLAGAFMDAIKMIATETERLQQDQNLKFDLIGEMLLNALMKLINTIMTLEITTDNIFSGVINTEFDIVFEALRTLKELLDNFGENLKSSWSTVFKVLLPLFPIINRSYDIIGMEGKENTTILDAIQQKHRDMVQISFEVFKLISDDFLQLLPINVVKDVIDTLLQFVQQERDLNISFSSISQFWLVGDYLRTILPPRESNSDTAVEHVSSVTSNVSAEKSSEESFDTLWIYLLKALVMCTSDNRLEVKKGAIQTFFRIVDSYSSSFPPWELISDKVMKPLLSLAPTIKEYDSYSDFLSVTLQGLIQLYSTHFSNFKNHNWDTEWSWLFEFMGRLQCSQSFEARFVVYRSLEELLILLDDIEDVPQTVVQSCYQIWSTYNVIYSELFPSNEKKRNNIDCLEQLISCFTPMYKLLAKFDLITIEKIEECLTIFNIGLRYPLLPEYVSDKKKPSSLQARVLSSVEQFKINQPAAIEILVWYQLSSIIVLPFETRQRIEKKLSEKLSSSTKSRIPTFEAISYQASIILKERIENSENFSEEFLNRKYLLKTLKNLYGPVKNKSMVTANDKDVPLWVLSSRCFRNIFKFVFSLLKDSADKHPKDNASELLELYISTMISPLERIDKQKDIQTEEFDITEYQSHRDLLLKYIDLPLLTVKHFQPYVSSLWSSSFYYESDEIEDHLIKTNATLQEITCQLANFDFDGIVGSTQDSRLLSKFELTTICIDDLINFCKSASPGYDLLRTISVPFLVSRVAFVLRRYITEESLLNRAPLPKIKRLELVKILFGLNDVLEFHRQRGNTDEGKRSLLLLYPLLLKTIPLSHKVDELQDILQRLSLKYNALFT from the coding sequence ATGGCGTCATCTAGTCCGTTTGCCATAGTATCACGTCAACTGTATCAGGATTTGAATGCGTTGTCTTCTGaatccaaaagaagaaattcTGAGGTTAAACATGCATCTGATAAATCGCTTCAAATCTTAAGAATAGTTCATAGTTTTCAGGAATTGGAACGACATCCCGATTTTGTACACCCTTTTGTATTATCATGTAAATCAGGAAATGCTAAATTTACTACTCTTTCTATGCAATGTTTGCAGCGATTGGCAATCCACAGATCTATTTCCAAGGAACAGATTGAACCTGTCTTAGAAGCATTAATAGATTCTACTCAATTGGCTGTTGAGATCCAATTGAAAGTGTTACAGATTGTCCcaatattcttcaaaacttaTGGGAAATTTATTACTGGTCCTCTATGTGCCAAACTTCTATTCTGTTGTTCTACGGTACTATTGACTCCTAGCAAGGCCCCTGTTGTTGTAGGTACTGCTAGTGCCACTTTAAAGCAACTTATTAGTGATGTATTTGAGCgattaaaatattcagatAATAGCGATGAAGAATATAGTGTTTTCACGAGCAATAATGATACCATTAAGGTTAACAATCACCGGTACGATGCAAACATGCTATTTACAGATCTATGTTCGGTGCACAGCACTCACAAACGGGAAGTATCATTGTTGGATACAAACTGCGTAACAGAGGAATATGGTTTAGAGTTGCTAGAAACTGTGTTATTGAATTATGAGTccttatttttaaaatatgatGACTTGTTGTTTCTATTGCGAACCAAAGCAGTTCCGTTGCTTCTTAGATCTGTTTCTTCCTCGAAAAGTTTTCCAATTGTGATGAGAAGCTCGAGGTGTATAACGCTTCTAATCAAGGTGCAGTCCCTATCTCTATTAGAGTTGGAACTGGAAGTTATcctttctcttttgatcCATACCTTATCACCAAAGTCAGAGAGCCAGTCATGGAGGAGGGTCTTAATTCTggaaatattcaaaaatatttcctctgaaaatgatttaatacctaatatatttaagGCTTATGACATGCATGAGAGCAGAAAGAATGTTATAAGCACTTTTTTGGATACTGTGATGGAACTTTTGAACTCACAGACATATGCCGAAGTTTTACAAGGATCATCTATTCTACTAAGCTCAGAACAACCCCTTATTTCATCTGATAATTTAATTTCGAAGCTTAATTTCTTAGATCTTTTGGATAAAACAAGTCCTCCTTCAGTGGAACATTCTTATGTCATTTACttaattttgatgataacTAATTCCATTTCTAATTCTATTGGTTCAAAAGCGGTTCAAGCATCCAacgatgaggatgatgacACTTTATCTGAATTGGCTATACTATATCAGCGGATATTCCCCAATCTGTTTGACATCCATAAAACATTTCTTTATTCAAGTACACTAGACAATGCGTTGTTTCATAATTTTGTTCGTGCATTTCAGAAACTTGCACATGCCGCTGGGATACTTCAACTTTCATCTGAGCTAAATAAATGCCTACGCATTTTTTGTCTGGCTACGATTGAAAACAAGCAGGATGAAGAGAATATCCACGAAAATTTATTCACACCTAGTCAACCTAGTTCTAATGCTGCGGTTGTATTGACAGCTATAAGTGATACTTTTAGAGGCACACCAACtaatgttaataataaaaaggaGCCTAGACTGCAGAGTAGAAATTTCTATCAGcgaaatattattgttttcaGGGCATTAATTTCTCTTTCTATATCACTCGGACCCACGCTAAGCCAGGAAAGTTGGAATTATTTATTGCTGACATGGCAGTGGACCTCCTATTACGTTTATGGACCAACTCAAGAATTCTTAGATACTTCTTATGGAAAACTCACTCCACCTGGCCCAAAGTTAAATAAGAGTGATATTTCGGTAATTGAATCTAATGGTTATGAACTCTTTGAAAGCACTGCTAGTTATACCCATGAAAGTTTTACTACCTTTTTAACATGCTTAATCGATGCGTCACTTCGTGGTTTCAAGAAGTCGACCGTTGTTTTCGCCATTGATACTTTTTGTGAGGATCCAAAGAGTGAGATACCGGAATGTTTTTACAATAGGTTATTTTATGTCGATAAGATTAATGATTTGATCAAATTCAACATCACAAGATTTACAGATTCAGATAGCAACCAAGAAATTTGGACTCAACTAGTCGATTTCATGGTAGGTCAAATAGCGGATAGGTCTTTGTCAAATTCGTCTTTAAGATTATACTTGGCAGGTGCGTTCATGGATGCCATTAAAATGATAGCAACTGAAACGGAGAGATTACAACAGgatcaaaatttgaaattcGATCTTATTGGTGAGATGTTACTCAATGCATTAATGAAGCTAATAAATACTATTATGACATTGGAGATAACCACTGACAATATATTTAGTGGTGTTATCAATACAGAGTttgatattgtttttgaagctTTGAGGACTTTAAAGGAGTTATTAGACAACTTCGGagaaaatttaaaatcttcttGGTCAACAGTTTTTAAAGTTCTACTTCCACTATTTCCAATCATTAATCGTAGTTACGATATCATTGGAATGGAAGGAAAGGAGAACACCACTATTTTAGATGCAATTCAACAAAAGCATAGGGATATGGTACAAATAtcatttgaagtttttaaactAATATCGGATGATTTCTTACAATTATTGCCAATAAATGTTGTTAAAGATGTAATTGACACTCTATTGcaatttgttcaacagGAACGAGACTTAAAcatatcattttcttcaattagTCAATTTTGGCTGGTGGGTGACTACTTAAGGACGATATTACCCCCTAGGGAAAGCAATTCTGATACTGCGGTGGAACACGTTTCATCTGTAACTTCAAATGTCTCGGCAGAAAAATCAAGCGAAGAATCCTTTGACACTCTCTGGATTTATTTGTTAAAGGCATTGGTGATGTGCACATCGGATAATAGATTGGAAGTTAAAAAAGGCGCCATTCAAACATTTTTTAGAATTGTTGattcatattcttcatcatttcCTCCATGGGAACTAATATCTGATAAGGTTATGAAACCCTTGTTGTCGCTAGCTCCAACTATCAAGGAGTATGATTCCTATTCTGATTTTTTGTCGGTCACCTTACAAGGACTAATTCAACTTTACTCAAcgcatttttcaaatttcaaaaatcaCAATTGGGATACCGAGTGGTCTTGGTTGTTTGAATTTATGGGTAGATTACAATGTAGTCAGTCATTCGAAGCTAGGTTCGTTGTTTACAGGAGTCTTGAAGAATTGTTAATTTTACTcgatgatattgaagatgttcCACAGACAGTGGTTCAAAGCTGTTACCAAATTTGGTCAACATACAACGTGATATACAGTGAATTATTTCCTTCAAATgagaaaaaaaggaacaaCATCGACTGCCTAGAACAATTGATTAGCTGTTTTACTCCAATGTACAAGTTGCTGGCAAAATTTGACTTGATTACGATCGAAAAGATAGAAGAATGCCTAACAATCTTCAACATTGGATTGCGGTATCCATTGTTACCAGAATACGTCTCAGATAAGAAAAAGCCTTCGAGTTTGCAAGCACGAGTGCTTTCTTCTGTAGAACAGTTTAAAATTAACCAACCAGCGGCTATTGAGATTCTTGTTTGGTACCAATTAAGTTCTATAATTGTCTTACCATTTGAAACAAGACAACGAATAGAAAAAAAGCtatctgaaaaattgagTAGCAGTACCAAGTCAAGAATACCAACATTTGAAGCCATAAGCTACCAGGCATCTATTATATTAAAGGAACGAATTGAGAATTCTGAAAACTTTTCTgaggaatttttgaatcGCAAGTATCTATTAAAGACTTTAAAGAATCTATATGGGCCAGTAAAGAACAAGTCTATGGTCACTGCCAATGATAAGGACGTGCCGTTATGGGTATTATCTTCAAGGTGTTTTCGCAacatatttaaatttgtcttttctttaCTAAAAGATTCAGCCGATAAACATCCCAAAGACAATGCCAGTGAACTCCTAGAGTTATACATATCTACTATGATTTCCCCCTTAGAACGAATTGACAAACAGAAAGATATTCAAACAGAAGAATTTGACATTACAGAATATCAATCTCATAGAGATTTACTTctgaaatatattgatttACCACTGCTAACGGTTAAACACTTTCAACCATATGTCTCGTCTTTGTGGAGTAGTTCCTTTTATTATGAATCTGATGAAATAGAGGATCACCTGATAAAGACCAATGCAACCTTGCAAGAAATTACATGCCAATTAGCCAATTTTGACTTTGACGGCATAGTTGGCTCTACTCAAGATTCAAGATTATTATCCAAGTTTGAGCTCACTACTATTTGTATTGATGACCTTATCAACTTTTGTAAATCAGCAAGTCCTGGATATGACCTGTTAAGGACTATCTCTGTACCATTTTTAGTATCTCGTGTTGCATTCGTTCTCAGAAGATACATCACAGAAGAGTCTTTACTCAATCGTGCCCCTTTGCCTAAAATTAAGAGATTAGAACTTGTAAAGATTTTATTTGGATTGAATGATGTGCTCGAGTTTCATAGGCAAAGAGGAAATACAGATgaaggaaaaagaagcCTACTGTTGCTATATCCATTGTTATTAAAGACGATCCCATTATCCCACAAAGTTGACGAGTTACAAGATATCCTGCAGAGACTCTCGTTAAAATATAACGCCCTGTTTACCTGA
- the MRX6 gene encoding Mrx6p (similar to Ashbya gossypii AEL203W): MLKTLNKASCMLQSCRLSGIWLVSPVRLISSKADDGIAEKDKKQKSGRKGKRQGSSRLKVDEHSKVSKKLVTDKKQGDAKNIVDVFNKRDYLLVPTVASTDHVPLEEIATEELFARYRPLFLGNSILDTDRHGKLLDKFFSSLKDAGNIIVDIEHRSVEVNFQDLLKVLKTGSVDIQKWKHADSELSWKILKHNPMYPEPPIDESLLNQSDSRSRSIKQGTLGRAETASSFQPKSFKTKFHNSKINDEIRVIDLYRPLPKYRLPKPKYATTSPDIVAMSENKYETERKNMSEEFKFIMADERILRNSLEKLTKFVCKEFHKLSKLQMSLDIPDFRLPLYIYVEKSIQSRNNFRSFLRNTLINYIRPLLLGVSQHQGSLDRAKKFNNRVHLKINSMVKDLSVYLPSVNFSGDTVTCLFHSSPVPAFGRMYWLKHNKRHLVFRGKRSHNNLFYNASRYHKWKGTGYIRYPAVLHWETFKQAFKEWDHFT, from the coding sequence ATGCTTAAAACATTGAATAAGGCTTCATGCATGTTGCAGTCATGTCGATTATCGGGAATTTGGCTGGTATCTCCAGTTCGGTTAATTTCATCTAAGGCAGATGATGGCATAGCGGAGAAAGATAAGAAGCAGAAGAGTGGTAGAAAGGGTAAAAGGCAGGGTTCGTCAAGGTTAAAAGTGGATGAACATTCAAAGGTCAGTAAGAAGTTAGTTACAGATAAAAAACAGGGCGATGCTAAAAATATTGTGGATGTCTTTAATAAGCGGGATTATCTTTTAGTGCCCACAGTTGCATCTACGGATCATGTTCCTTTAGAGGAGATTGCTACAGAAGAGCTGTTTGCCAGATACAGGCCACTATTTTTGGGTAACTCTATTTTAGACACTGATAGGCATGGGAAACTTCTGGATAAGTTCTTCAGTTCCTTGAAAGATGCTGGAAAcattattgttgatatcGAGCATAGGTCTGTTGAGGTCAATTTTCAAGATTTGTTGAAGGTTTTAAAGACAGGATCCGttgatatccaaaaatggaaaCACGCAGATTCTGAATTATCTTGGAAGATACTGAAACATAACCCCATGTATCCCGAGCCGCCAATTGATGAGAGTCTGTTAAATCAATCTGATTCAAGGTCAAGGTCTATAAAACAGGGAACACTGGGTAGAGCTGAAACGGCTTCTAGTTTCCAACcaaaaagttttaaaaccaaatttcataattcaaaaataaatgaCGAAATTAGGGTCATTGATCTATATCGACCACTGCCCAAATATCGGTTACCAAAGCCTAAATATGCGACAACGTCTCCAGATATTGTGGCTATGTCAGAgaataaatatgaaactGAAAGGAAGAATATGTCCGAGGAGTTTAAATTTATAATGGCTGATGAACGGATTTTGAGGAATAGCCTAGAGAAATTAACCAAATTTGTCTGTAAGGAATTCCATAAATTAAGCAAGTTACAAATGAGCTTAGATATCCCAGATTTCAGATTaccattgtatatatatgttgaaaaatcaaTCCAATCGAGGAATAACTTTCGGAGTTTTTTAAGGAACacattaattaattatattCGTCCGTTACTTTTAGGTGTAAGTCAACATCAAGGGTCATTAGATAGGGCAAAAAAGTTTAATAACAGGGTTCACCTAAAGATAAATTCAATGGTCAAAGATTTGTCGGTTTATTTGCCGTCTGTTAATTTCTCTGGGGACACAGTTACTTGCCTATTCCATAGCAGTCCGGTGCCAGCGTTTGGGAGAATGTATTGGTTGAAGCATAATAAAAGACATCTCGTATTCCGTGGAAAGAGGAGTCACAATAATCTATTTTATAATGCATCCAGGTATCACAAGTGGAAAGGTACCGGCTACATAAGGTACCCTGCTGTACTACATTGGGAAACATTTAAACAGGCTTTCAAGGAATGGGATCATTTCACATAA
- the RIM21 gene encoding Rim21p (similar to Ashbya gossypii AEL202C), whose translation MVKRTRWRYAPATHNYSGVGGIALGEGILVADFLPNLYSQASSVEFDAFTDMGDPIYSTFMKHLDSAPLLEQVESDWKIYVSSDFDGGPFKYSIYPILYSFMSNLVITVGLTVIVFFNVRKKPYRGVSKLLRVGSLLACVNLIVFILKAMIRLYHHYSDSGVVPMNEVLNMLWTDTAFTSVDLVAVFIFQLCQVQTVMRCFDRVQEKRLVSLCGIILAVVTQVLWAIPPFSEAVSGHFMPLETDGDMDILSPFVYLVRIAQSGIYASLVCLQIFTKRKLCVKGPQIIMLTVLTLFVVLLQPTFFIVDVTNVWIDNLSEIFTTTCYMASTVIVWEWNDRLSVLEGKKQAQSILGRPVYEDEEQGYYFAKYALKVQTAVTRGRTNNAESDHVNEDRRLTGGDDSSSNVLDSSSQTRDEYPPIHIQEGEQPTIVAFNKPQRIWDKAHYILDSIVYYTDKIIVKELGNFTSSLSSKSTADGEEQRHRVRKRVGLDRTNNVYVYKTKDVVFDSASDING comes from the coding sequence ATGGTGAAGAGAACTCGTTGGCGATATGCTCCGGCTACACACAACTACAGTGGAGTGGGAGGGATCGCACTTGGTGAAGGGATTTTGGTTGCGGACTTTTTGCCAAATCTGTACTCGCAGGCGAGTTCAGTTGAATTTGATGCGTTTACTGATATGGGGGACCCGATTTATTCTACTTTTATGAAACATTTGGACAGTGCACCGTTGTTGGAGCAGGTTGAATCGGACTGGAAGATTTATGTGAGTAGTGATTTTGACGGTGGGCCATTTAAGTATAGCATCTATCCGATACTATATTCTTTTATGTCTAATCTGGTTATCACGGTTGGTTTAACTGTAATAGTATTCTTTAATGTACGAAAGAAACCGTATCGGGGTGTTTCTAAGTTGTTGCGAGTTGGTTCGTTGCTAGCATGTGTGAACttaatagtttttattttgaaggCTATGATAAGGCTCTATCACCACTATAGTGACAGTGGGGTGGTGCCAATGAATGAGGTTTTGAATATGTTATGGACAGATACTGCGTTTACTTCGGTAGATTTAGTGGCcgtttttattttccaGCTTTGCCAGGTGCAAACGGTAATGCGGTGCTTTGATCGTGTACAAGAGAAAAGGTTGGTATCTTTATGTGGGATCATTCTAGCGGTTGTCACCCAAGTATTGTGGGCTATTCCTCCATTTTCTGAGGCTGTGAGTGGCCATTTTATGCCTCTTGAGACGGATGGTGATATGGACATCTTGTCTCCGTTTGTGTATTTGGTACGAATAGCGCAATCAGGGATCTATGCTTCTTTGGTATGTCTGCAAATCTTCACCAAGAGGAAGCTGTGCGTAAAAGGTCCTCAGATCATCATGTTAACTGTGCTAACCCTGTTTGTGGTCTTGTTACAGCCAACCTTTTTTATCGTTGACGTTACGAATGTTTGGATCGATAACCTAAGTGAAATTTTTACTACAACATGCTATATGGCTTCTACAGTGATTGTATGGGAATGGAATGATAGGCTTTCTGTTCTAGAGGGGAAGAAGCAGGCGCAGAGTATACTTGGAAGACCTGTTtacgaagatgaagaacaagGTTATTATTTTGCCAAATATGCCTTAAAAGTACAGACTGCAGTAACTAGGGGGCGTACTAATAATGCTGAAAGTGATCATGTTAACGAAGACAGGAGGCTTACGGGAGGCGATGATTCCTCATCCAATGTGTTAGACAGTTCATCCCAAACCAGAGATGAATACCCTCCTATTCACATCCAGGAGGGAGAGCAGCCGACTATTGTTGCCTTTAATAAGCCCCAGAGAATCTGGGATAAAGCTCATTATATTCTAGATTCCATTGTGTATTATACAGACAAGATCATTGTGAAAGAGCTTGGGAATTTTACGTCCAGTTTGTCCTCTAAAAGTACCGCTGATGGAGAAGAACAAAGACACCGAGTAAGAAAGAGGGTAGGCCTGGATAGGACAAATAATGTTTACGTTTATAAGACAAAAGACGTTGTTTTTGACTCAGCAAGCGATATCAACGGTTAA
- the MDY2 gene encoding Mdy2p (similar to Ashbya gossypii AEL200C): MTTAERDFVTRFLTLTSINEPALSKDYFKPLEEIQELGLSLKPLNYKYDHKRVKLAESQQPNDIEITIKSIKPPKFNHTKVFKPNNTVLEVKAFLKSIEKGVSEDVEIKLLLKGKVLHDSLLLSDLKAAKVLLTAMIAKAKAPSAVPKTKSDSEPVVVEAADFEVGVPWDKIHDVLAGVFKDDLTTSTTLDRLRRGWELAK; encoded by the coding sequence ATGACCACCGCTGAGAGGGATTTTGTTACCAGGTTTCTAACTCTGACTAGTATAAATGAACCTGCGCTTTCGAAGGATTACTTCAAGCCACTCGAAGAAATCCAAGAATTAGGTCTTTCATTAAAACCGTTAAATTACAAGTACGATCACAAGCGTGTGAAGCTTGCTGAATCGCAGCAACCCAATGATATTGAGATCACTATAAAATCTATCAAACCACCTAAGTTTAATCATACAAAGGTTTTTAAACCTAACAATACAGTTCTAGAAGTAAAAGCATTTCTAAAGAGTATTGAAAAGGGAGTAAGTGAGGATGTTGAAAtcaagttgttgttgaagggTAAAGTCTTGCATGATAGTTTGTTACTATCGGATTTAAAAGCTGCGAAAGTTCTTCTAACAGCGATGATCGCTAAAGCGAAGGCACCGTCTGCGGTACCAAAGACCAAATCCGACTCTGAACCTGTTGTGGTTGAAGCTGCAGACTTCGAGGTTGGCGTACCATGGGATAAGATTCACGATGTGTTGGCTGGTGTGTTTAAAGATGACCTAACCACTTCTACGACTTTAGATAGACTAAGAAGAGGTTGGGAGCTTGCTAAGTAA
- the SHR5 gene encoding Shr5p (similar to Ashbya gossypii AEL199W), which yields MHKGDSTDNSGLKTAGTMEEVSGSPLFFNYHEFVVTKYQAIGEDVLKEHDIEDALCITHFPNIYYPEGSLEFKSTRIVRFPRRFDNSVYYPYFSEQLPGDEPAALHTEAKFIPVGIYDGQYFGKSSTSPLSNYLTNDECHKIVSTINNFFREGYSADTGKNALFNILDILTLNMWSIICSLFNFKDPLVELERYVERVNGQSTFKRNGIKLVSPRRSGYLSVCCSNYHLPLL from the coding sequence ATGCACAAAGGAGATTCAACAGATAATTCTGGCTTGAAAACAGCGGGGACCATGGAGGAAGTAAGTGGGTCGcctcttttttttaactatCATGAGTTCGTTGTTACTAAATACCAAGCCATTGGAGAAGATGTACTTAAGGAACACGACATAGAGGATGCTTTATGCATTACACATTTTCCCAATATATACTATCCTGAAGGGTCTTTAGAATTTAAATCAACCAGAATTGTGAGATTTCCTAGGCgttttgataattcagTTTACTATCCATATTTTAGTGAACAGTTGCCAGGCGATGAACCGGCGGCATTACACACAGAAGCCAAGTTTATACCTGTTGGCATATACGATGGACAGTATTTTGGAAAGTCTTCTACAAGTCCCCTTTCGAATTATCTAACTAATGATGAATGTCACAAAATTGTCAGCACcataaataatttttttaggGAAGGTTATTCTGCGGATACTGGTAAGAATGCTTTATTCAATATACTTGACATCCTTACTTTAAACATGTGGAGCATAATTTGCTCGTTATTCAACTTCAAGGACCCTCTAGTTGAATTAGAACGTTATGTTGAACGGGTAAACGGGCAGAGTACTTTTAAACGCAACGGGATAAAGCTAGTCTCGCCAAGACGGTCGGGTTATTTATCAGTATGTTGTTCAAACTATCATTTACCCCTTCTATGA
- the PUS4 gene encoding pseudouridine synthase PUS4 (similar to Ashbya gossypii AEL198W) encodes MNGIFAIEKPSGISSNQFLQKLKHALTKSQVFSKEVQRAVAERAQQYQKETGRKPSKHKLRRVSQIKMGHGGTLDPMASGVMVIGIGNGTKKLAEYLSGTVKVYEAEALFGVSTTSGDVEGDILSQNSVKHLNIEDLKSIQDKFVGLLKQTPPIYAALKMNGKPLYEYAREGIPLPKAIEPREVNVYELKLCSDCLSTDHGYNILRPASDEVKSTISKLNANLSEDTLYFSKEYCEKQGWEDQCARVGPPIMLTEEEREVMEKLGNSYRAPLLHFKTKVSSGTYIRSLISDIGKAMKTSSYMVKLIRCEQQHWSLSKNNVFKLEDFTNLDERVWRPVLCRVLELGSEVNVQEELRKLKEEVGAETLKQASEVDTEIINPADPNRDANSDIQSERLKKRKIEEI; translated from the coding sequence ATGAATGGAATATTTGCCATTGAGAAGCCAAGTGGTATCAGTTCGaatcagtttcttcaaaaattgaagCATGCATTGACTAAAAGTCAAGTTTTTTCAAAGGAAGTTCAACGAGCTGTAGCTGAAAGAGCGCAGCAATACCAGAAGGAAACCGGTAGAAAGCCTAGTAAACATAAGCTTCGTAGAGTATCCCAAATTAAAATGGGTCATGGTGGGACTCTAGATCCAATGGCTTCAGGTGTTATGGTTATTGGCATTGGAAATGGTACCAAAAAGTTAGCGGAATATCTATCTGGCACTGTAAAGGTTTATGAAGCTGAAGCACTATTTGGTGTTTCGACCACATCAGGTGATGTTGAAGGTGATATTTTGAGTCAAAATTCAGTTAAGCATTTAAACATTGAAGATCTAAAATCTATACAAGATAAATTTGTGGGGCTGTTGAAGCAAACCCCTCCGATTTATGCCGCCTTAAAGATGAATGGTAAACCTTTATACGAATATGCACGTGAGGGAATTCCTCTTCCTAAAGCCATTGAACCAAGAGAAGTAAATGTGTATGAATTGAAACTCTGTTCTGATTGTTTGTCAACTGATCACGGTTACAATATTTTAAGACCCGCTTCAGATGAAGTTAAAAGCACTATATCCAAATTAAATGCCAACTTGAGTGAAGACACCttgtatttttcaaaagagtACTGTGAGAAACAAGGGTGGGAGGATCAATGTGCTCGAGTTGGACCTCCGATTATGCTaactgaagaagaacgTGAAGTTATGGAAAAACTGGGTAATAGTTATAGAGCTCCGTTGTTGCATTTTAAAACCAAAGTGTCATCTGGTACCTATATTCGTTCCTTAATTAGCGATATTGGTAAAGCAATGAAAACGTCGTCCTACATGGTTAAGTTGATACGATGTGAACAACAACATTGGTCATTAAGTAAGAATAATGTTTTCAAACTTGAAGATTTTACCAATTTAGATGAAAGGGTTTGGCGACCAGTGCTTTGTAGAGTGTTGGAACTTGGTTCTGAAGTGAACGTACAAGAGGAGTTGCGAAAACTTAAAGAGGAAGTTGGCGCAGAAACCCTTAAACAGGCTTCAGAGGTAGATACTGAAATAATTAATCCTGCAGACCCCAACCGCGACGCCAACAGTGACATACAAAGTGAACGgttaaaaaagagaaagataGAGGAAATTTGA